The proteins below come from a single Epinephelus moara isolate mb chromosome 19, YSFRI_EMoa_1.0, whole genome shotgun sequence genomic window:
- the si:ch73-105b23.6 gene encoding mucin-like protein yields the protein MRFPLLWLISLFAVLEYCSAVADLKECEKAGSKCHPHAQCLKVRSNFTCVCGMGFQGDGLLCNDIDECLSGLHSCHSQALCNNTLGSYSCVCLEGYVGDGTNCQDIDECQKENGGCHASALCTNYEGGRQCQCKVGFRGSGFECEDLNECANQRICHWNATCTNNPGSYACTCNAGYKGNGNYLCLDIDECSETPHVCSSSLGYKGCKNLPGTYRCTCSTGFESNGQSCVDIDECASNICSLFADCVNTMGSYKCTCNTGFDGNGLTCADINECNVNNQCDLSATCINRLGGYECSCLGGFIGDGRVCEDVNECATPNICPSTTTCVNTGGSYYCDCGIGFIFSNSTCHDQDECTEGRCSPYAICTNTPGSFSCQCASGYRGDGFTCVDVDECSLAKQCHTDALCINLPGSYNCTCQVGYSGDGVIRCNDVNECLVDNGGCRNKATCVNDQGSFSCLCQPGFILINQTLCQDIDECKEPNNPCGVNEECKNIDGSYECPCRVGYYRPASNMDCVDMDECKDNPCHVNATCLNTIGSHTCTCKRGFSANGTQCEDIDECSVEGTCHPRALCTNFIGNFFCSCQQGFKGDGFSCQDVDECRLSNTTCPAFSECINSPGAYVCSCLNGTVAFNDTCVPPSPLCDPACHPHGLCHQSPAGYQCVCDLGYMGDGLTCSDIDECQRENICPQNNTECMNVPGSFSCVCKKGYTLNGTQCVDVNECETGQHECSEFAQCINNKGSHSCFCLSGFTGDGKNCSESSLYPFGAEVGDTDIKMDTEDGNSPFITLPMRFPFLEKSYARIYFSDNGLVQFQSVAENEQYLLPAPSASGFPDNMKASLLAVFWDDADLTHGDGRLLYQEYHELDMSDVYSQIVFNRTAEEVTKFEEQRGKPAFTPAWILKITWDHVMPVSYQKINYSETNTFQGILTTDGARSFALLRYGEMLWGPGQRQYHDALIGYTDGKFSHRELTVPPDNLFGPGGRYRPQQVKGVMGKLGQQVYDLTGPPGSDVDFSIRCQSWAMKEPDPVKWTNELSSCPCTRTQALEDLSFMQDTADPGSRVKTLRGQRWGGGGGHVFQSILSSRDGSGKRCVYEPDGPLLAGYNERYFSGHSMQKHIDGDLLPFQWCCIESPLCHLYLNKRPLDRCQGYSWASPGSCTPARKATQGVAMMYGSLHFITFDGSEYSFKALGEFVILRLSSSTGSNIFTLQGQTDKLHTDAKGITEFPVVVRMAAFHQGIGKIEWRCAAKGDGLHIFVDDVEVPVTVGVVHVGEKDFAVRCMSVSRCAAIYAGGLHVVAWRVAGYSQLAAMVEVPQTFYNRTVGLMGLWSSNRTDDFLMSDGRLLLSTDLNPPSEERLHHFGLSWAVPVPESLLFSPPPLVPLEPASSKQLLESVSPAEVEELRRTCEGSMQCVHDTIASGSSDLGLQTRDAKKQFQNLALIYGNMPPIVTEPTVIHCKVNSTVNIQIVAQDPNGDPITYSLLHPRPARTSIGSGDGFLTWTPLTTQPVQLTIRVSDELTSSLFTPILRVCNCLNGGTCQYDSIAENHQQGKFQVVGCLCPKEFNGKFCGNTADVCRGKPCFRGVQCQSESEPDHFTCGECPNNTVSGGKQGYKCFEHDMCIPPFPFPCHEDADCLSTKQNFTCTCKPGFTGDGQNCTDIDECADLATCPNAKFECKNKPGSVDCSCRYQKTKDTDGCGDSANPPGCNVFNVSVGWTKNRSDGLKQLVDILSMGFQNKFYNASKKDPVQGSSPGVAEYRINVSSDTPHWYIREYLVRVSSHYDIRAVEVDDLDECKAKEAVCVHPALCANTYGGYRCVCNGTTDVDETQSCVLDRDQANDVELDLVLGLVLGIGIPLLLLLLLAALACFCCCKKTVTGDLPPMHPDYIQEQYNPPPFNYSDPALHYITHCSPRILDSYIPRQRYR from the exons ATGCG GTTTCCACTCCTGTGGCTGATAAGTCTTTTTGCAGTGCTGGAATACTGCAGTGCAG TTGCAGACCTGAAGGAGTGTGAGAAAGCAGGCAGCAAGtgccaccctcacgctcagtgTCTGAAGGTCAGAAGCAACTTCACCTGTGTGTGCGGCATGGGTTTCCAGGGCGATGGCCTGCTGTGCAATGACATCGATGAATGTCTCAGTGGCCTACACAGCTGTCACTCGCAGGCCCTCTGCAATAACACCCTGGGCAgctacagctgtgtgtgcctcGAAGGATATGTTGGAGATGGCACCAACTGTCAGGACATCGACGAGTGCCAAAAAGAAAATGGGGGCTGCCATGCCAGCGCCCTCTGTACTAACTATGAGGGTGGGCGACAGTGCCAGTGTAAAGTCGGCTTCAGGGGCAGCGGCTTCGAGTGTGAAGATCTTAACGAATGTGCTAACCAAAGGATCTGTCACTGGAACGCCACCTGCACCAACAACCCTGGCTCCTATGCATGTACCTGTAACGCTGGCTATAAGGGAAATGGAAACTACCTGTGTCTTGACATAGACGAATGTTCAGAGACTCCTCATGTATGTTCTTCTTCACTTGGCTACAAAGGCTGTAAAAATTTGCCTGGCACCTACCGCTGCACATGCAGCACTGGCTTTGAAAGTAACGGGCAGAGCTGTGTGGACATAGACGAATGTGCAAGCAACATCTGCAGTCTATTTGCAGATTGCGTTAACACCATGGGGTCATACAAGTGTACCTGCAATACTGGTTTTGACGGCAATGGACTAACCTGTGCAGATATAAATGAATGCAATGTGAACAATCAGTGTGACCTCAGCGCTACTTGTATCAACAGACTCGGAGGTTATGAGTGCTCCTGTTTGGGAGGTTTTATAGGAGATGGTCGAGTGTGTGAAGATGTTAATGAGTGTGCAACCCCCAATATCTGCCCTTCTACCACTACCTGCGTCAACACCGGGGGGTCATATTACTGCGACTGTGGCATCGGCTTCATCTTCAGCAACTCCACGTGTCATGACCAGGATGAGTGCACAGAAGGGCGTTGCAGCCCCTATGCAATCTGCACAAATACACCTGGCTCCTTCTCTTGTCAGTGTGCATCAGGGTACAGGGGGGACGGCTTTACTTGTGTGGATGTGGATGAGTGCTCGTTGGCTAAGCAGTGTCACACAGATGCTCTTTGCATTAACCTTCCTGGCTCTTACAACTGCACCTGTCAGGTGGGTTATTCCGGAGATGGGGTGATCCGGTGCAATGATGTGAATGAGTGTCTGGTGGATAATGGAGGTTGCAGGAACAAAGCTACATGTGTCAACGACCAGGGTTCCTTTTCTTGCCTGTGCCAGCCAGGCTTCATCTTGATTAATCAGACTCTTTGTCAGGATATAGATGAGTGTAAGGAACCAAACAATCCATGTGGAGTGAATGAAGAATGCAAGAACATTGACGGGTCATATGAGTGCCCCTGCCGGGTTGGTTATTACCGCCCTGCCAGCAACATGGACTGCGTCGATATGGACGAGTGTAAAGACAACCCGTGTCATGTCAATGCCACATGCCTCAACACCATAGGGTCCCACACTTGCACCTGCAAACGAGGTTTTTCAGCAAATGGCACTCAGTGTGAGGACATAGATGAGTGTTCTGTGGAGGGTACATGCCACCCACGAGCACTGTGCACCAACTTCATAGGGAACTTCTTTTGCTCCTGTCAGCAGGGTTTCAAAGGTGATGGTTTCTCCTGTCAGGATGTGGATGAGTGCCGCCTCTCTAATACCACTTGCCCAGCCTTCTCAGAGTGTATCAACTCCCCTGGAGCTTATGTCTGTTCATGTTTGAATGGTACAGTGGCCTTTAATGACACCTGTGTGCCACCAAGTCCATTGTGTGACCCTGCCTGCCACCCTCATGGCCTGTGCCACCAATCACCTGCTGgataccagtgtgtgtgtgacctgggTTACATGGGTGACGGGCTGACTTGCTCTGACATAGATGAGTGCCAGAGGGAAAACATTTGTCCTCAAAATAATACGGAGTGTATGAATGTCCCAGGATCGTTTTCCTGTGTCTGCAAAAAAGGCTACACTCTCAATGGAACACAGTGTGTTG ATGTCAACGAGTGTGAGACAGGGCAGCACGAGTGCAGTGAGTTTGCCCAGTGTATCAACAACAAGGGCAGCCATTCCTGCTTCTGTCTCAGTGGCTTCACAGGTGACGGGAAAAACTGCTCTG AAAGCAGCCTGTACCCCTTTGGAGCAGAGGTGGGTGATACAGACATAAAGATGGACACAGAAGATGGAAATTCCCCATTCATCACACTACCAATGCGTTTCCCCTTCCTGGAAAAGTCATACGCCAGGATTTAT TTTTCTGACAATGGCCTTGTCCAGTTTCAATCTGTGGCTGAGAATGAGCAGTACCTGCTCCCAGCTCCTTCAGCAAGTGGCTTCCCCGACAACATGAAAGCGTCTCTACTGGCAGTGTTTTGGGACGATGCTGACCTCACCCATGGGGACGGACGGCTTCTTTATCAG GAATACCATGAGTTAGATATGTCAGATGTCTACTCCCAGATAGTTTTTAACCGCACAGCAGAGGAGGTGACAAAGTTTGAGGAGCAGAGAGGCAAGCCAGCCTTCACCCCTGCCTGGATCCTCAAGATCACCTGGGACCATGTGATGCCCGTCTCCTACCAGAAGATCAACTACTCAGAG ACGAACACATTCCAGGGTATCCTGACCACCGACGGAGCACGCTCCTTTGCCCTCCTGCGATACGGGGAGATGCTCTGGGGTCCTGGCCAGAGGCAATACCATGACGCTCTCATCGGCTACACAGATGGAAAATTCTCCCACAGGGAGCTTACTGTACCCCCAGATAACCTTTTCGGGCCTGGGGGCAGATACAGGCCACAGCAGGTGAAAGGGGTCATGGGGAAGTTAGGTCAGCAGGTGTATGATTTGACAGGGCCTCCCGGGTCAGACGTGGATTTCAGTATCAGGTGCCAGTCGTGGGCGATGAAGGAGCCTGACCCTGTTAAATGGACGAACGAGTTGTCTTCGTGTCCCTGTACTCGCACACAGGCTCTAGAGGACCTGTCGTTCATGCAGGATACTGCTGATCCGGGCTCGAGGGTGAAGACGCTGAGGGGTCAGCGGTGGGGGGGCGGAGGGGGGCACGTCTTTCAGTCCATCCTGTCCAGCAGAGATGGTTCAGGGAAGAGGTGTGTGTATGAACCAGATGGTCCCCTGCTGGCTGGGTACAATGAACGCTACTTCTCTGGACACAGCATGCAGAAACATATCG ATGGTGATCTTCTGCCATTTCAGTGGTGTTGTATCGAGTCTCCTCTCTGCCACCTTTACCTCAACAAGAGACCACTGGACCGTTGCCAAGGTTACAGCTGGGCCAGCCCTGGCAGCTGCACTCCGGCCAGGAAGGCGACGCAGGGTGTAG CGATGATGTACGGCAGCCTCCATTTCATCACCTTCGATGGGTCGGAGTACTCCTTCAAGGCCCTGGGAGAGTTTGTGATATTGCGTCTCTCCTCCAGCACCGGCTCTAATATCTTCACCCTGCAAGGACAGACTGACAAGCTACACACAGACGCAAAGGGGATCACTGAGTTCCCAGTGGTGGTGCGCATGGCTGCCTTCCACCAGGGCATTGGCAAG ATTGAGTGGAGATGTGCAGCGAAAGGAGATGGATTGCATATTTTTGTGGATGATGTTGAGGTCCCGGTCACTGTTG GTGTGGTGCACGTAGGTGAGAAGGACTTCGCTGTGCGCTGTATGTCGGTGAGTCGCTGCGCAGCAATTTACGCTGGCGGTCTCCACGTGGTGGCATGGCGGGTTGCAGGTTACAGTCAGCTGGCAGCCATGGTGGAGGTTCCTCAGACCTTTTACAACCGCACTGTGGGTCTCATGGGTCTCTGGAGCTCCAATCGCACAGACGATTTCCTGATGTCGGACGGCAGGCTGCTCCTCTCAACGGACCTCAACCCTCCCTCAGAGGAGAGACTGCACCACTTTGGCTTGTCCT gGGCAGTTCCTGTACCAGAGAGCCTGTTGTTCTCCCCACCTCCACTGGTTCCACTGGAGCCTGCCTCCTCCAAGCAGCTGCTGGAAAGCGTCAGTCCCGCTGaggtggaggagctgaggagaACCTGTGAAGGCAGCATGCAGTGCGTCCACGACACCATAGCATCCGGCAGCTCTGACCTGGGCCTGCAGACTCGGGACGCCAAGAAGCAATTCCAAAATCTGGCTCTGATCTATG GTAACATGCCTCCCATAGTGACAGAGCCCACAGTGATCCACTGTAAGGTCAACTCCACTGTCAACATTCAGATTGTGGCTCAGGACCCAAACGGAGACCCCATCACCTACTCGCTGCTCCACCCCAGGCCTGCACGGACTTCCATAGGCAgcg GTGACGGATTCCTGACATGGACCCCCCTGACCACACAGCCTGTCCAACTGACCATCAGAGTCAGTGATGAGCTCACCAGCTCCCTGTTCACCCCCATCCTGCGTGTCTGCAACTGCCTCAATGGAGGGACCTGCCAGTATGACAGCATCGCTGAAAACCATCAGCAGGGAAAGTTCCAG GTGGTGGGGTGCCTGTGCCCAAAGGAATTCAACGGAAAGTTCTGTGGGAACACCGCAGACGTATGTCGAGGCAAACCCTGTTTCCGAGGGGTGCAGTGCCAGTCAGAGTCAGAACCCGACCACTTCACCTGTGGAGAGTGTCCCAATAATACTGTCTCTGGGGGAAAACAGGGATACAAGTGCTTTGAGCATG ACATGTGCATCCCTCCTTTCCCCTTCCCCTGCCACGAAGATGCTGACTGCCTCAGCACGAAACAGAATTTCACCTGCACGTGTAAGCCTGGCTTTACTGGAGACGGACAAAACTGCACAG ATATCGATGAGTGTGCAGATCTTGCGACCTGTCCCAATGCAAAGTTTGAGTGTAAGAACAAGCCCGGCTCTGTCGATTGCTCCTGTAGATACCAGAAGACCAAGGACACTGATGGATGTG GGGACTCTGCCAATCCTCCAG GGTGTAATGTGTTCAACGTCTCTGTGGGCTGGACGAAGAACAGATCTGATGGACTCAAacag cTGGTGGACATCCTGTCGATGGGTTTCCAGAACAAATTCTACAACGCCAGCAAGAAGGATCCAGTACAAGGCTCCAGTCCAGGTGTGGCCGAGTATCGTATCAACGTATCCAGTGACACACCCCACTGGTACATCAGAGAATACCTggtcagagtcagcagccactATGACATCAGAGCTGTAGAAGTTGATG ATCTGGATGAGTGTAAGGCCAAGGAGGCGGTGTGCGTCCATCCTGCCCTCTGCGCCAACACTTACGGAGGCTACAGATGTGTTTGCAACGGCACAACTGATGTGGATGAAACCCAGTCGTGTGTATTAG ACAGAGACCAGGCGAATGATGTGGAACTAGACCTTGTTCTGGGCCTGGTCCTGGGCATCGGCATCcctctgcttttgttgctgctcCTGGCAGCACTGgcctgcttctgctgctgcaagAAGACTGTTACTGGAGA CCTCCCCCCTATGCATCCAGACTACATCCAGGAGCAGTACAACCCTCCGCCCTTCAACTACTCTGACCCTGCCCTGCACTACATAACCCATTGCAGCCCAAGGATCCTTGACAGCTACATACCCAGGCAACGCTACAGATAG
- the epcam gene encoding epithelial cell adhesion molecule → MKIWIALLVAALAAGAYAQTCSCDTMKWATCDGSPCTCSLLIGNNVKQTLDCKRLVPKCFLMKAEMYRKLKGQDTRTGGKPVETAFVDNDGIYDPECENDGKFKAKQCNNTEECWCVNSAGVRRTDKGDKSIKCDKLVETYFVRLQLTHKPVTTPVDTKGLKTAIADAIHKRYDNFNKDMVANVEYDADSRMIVVDVKKPMGDRKSDLTQLAYYMEKDVKVLPLFKDQEKFEPTVGGQKLEMENILVYYVDEEAPTFTMRHLSGGIIAVIVVVVLAVVAGLLVLFFAKKRQNQRYNKAQQREMEPM, encoded by the exons ATGAAAATTTGGATTGCTCTCCTTGTTGCTGCCTTGGCTGCGGGAGCCTACGCTCAAACCT GCTCATGTGACACTATGAAGTGGGCCACCTGTGATGGAAGTCCATGTACCTGTTCCCTCCTGATTGGCAACAATgtgaaacaaacactggactgcAAGAGAT TGGTCCCGAAGTGCTTCTTGATGAAGGCTGAGATGTACAGGAAACTGAAAGGCCAGGACACCCGTACAGGAGGAAAGCCAGTGGAGACTGCCTTTGTGGACAACGATGGCATCTATGACCCAGAGTGTGAGAACGACGGCAAGTTCAAGGCCAAGCAGTGCAACAACACAGAGGAGTGCTGGTGTGTCAACAGTGCTGGCGTTCGTAGAACTGACAAGGGGGACAAGAGTATCAAGTGTGACAAGCTGGTGGAGACCTA cTTTGTTCGTCTTCAGCTGACACACAAACCTGTGACAACTCCAGTGGATACCAAGGGTTTGAAGAC TGCCATTGCTGATGCCATTCACAAACGGTATGACAACTTTAACAAGGACATGGTGGCAAATGTTGAG TATGATGCTGACTCCCGCATGATTGTGGTGGATGTGAAGAAGCCAATGGGAGACCGCAAGAGTGACCTGACCCAACTGGCCTACTACATGGAGAAAGAT GTGAAGGTGCTGCCCCTGTTCAAGGACCAGGAGAAGTTTGAGCCCACTGTGGGCGGCCAGAAGCTGGAGATGGAAAATATCCTGGTGTACTATGTGGACGAGGAGGCCCCGACTTTCACCATGAGGCACCTGTCAGGTGGAATCATTGCTGTCattgtggtggtggtgctggcTGTGGTTGCCGGCCTGCTGGTCCTG ttCTTCGCCAAAAAGCGACAGAATCAGAGGTACAACAAAGCCCAG caaAGAGAGATGGAGCCCATGTAA